The following are encoded together in the Theileria orientalis strain Shintoku DNA, chromosome 1, complete genome genome:
- a CDS encoding glutamyl-tRNA synthetase, with protein MKASNPCSLVVNYSVQNPPYGAVILSCISKYLQKSESSPVEFNLDNKLQNNEFSLNGNNLNEVELAKKLTTLLPYCDKLLDVPEYSELDYWLKVLLLEREKHLETKKAFFENVEYFEQMNNHLAHRTYLIGYRLSLSDVVHFSFLRSNCNVNSLKNKYPHLVRWYNFISNVPVGTYECLKKYDAPARVQYKKPFTKQEQQDNSYKGVLKGAEEGCVVTRFPPEPSGYLHIGHAKAAMLNYYFAQKYKGRMLVRFDDTNPSKEKDEYVDSIMEDLKSLNIKYDELSYTSDYFDVFQEYAVKLIKKGVVYCDDTDVETMRKQRGEGIESEARNNTIEKNLELFEEMIKGTPVGVKNCVRAKMDMKNKNKCLRDPVFYRCVTNVPHHRTGDKYKAYPTYEFACPIVDSLQGVTHSLRTNEYSDRIPLYYWVLEMCELKHVEIYEFSRMNFIRTTLSKRKLRWFVENKYVNGWDDPRMPTVKGILRRGLKVQSLFEFILDQGPSKSVNLMEWDKLWAKNKQIIDPVAPRYVAVASNCVVMTVKNYEEPEQKKRPLHPKNADLGETDLAFGDKVIVEKEDFDLIEENEEVTLMKWGNAYVNKEKRELTLNLKGDFKLTKKKIHWLPVSETLVECELVEYGHLLKVDKVDAELLVDDDSMKEFLEPVTEWVTKAVGEIGLANLEKGKGSLQNQMCTGTVLQLERKSYYIVDETTQSGKLVLVQIPDGKVAKTKQKK; from the exons atgAAAGCAAGTAATCCATGTTCACTTGTTGTTAATTATTCTGTACAGAATCCACCTTATGGCGCTGTAATACTGTCCTGTATatcaaaatatttacaaaaatcgGAATCGAGCCCCgttgaatttaatttagataATAAATTGCAAAACAATGAGTTTTCTCTGAATggtaataatttaaacgAGGTTGAATTGGCCAAGAAACTAACAACCTTGCTTCCCTACTGTGATAAATTGTTAGACGTTCCAGAATACTCTGAATTAGATTATTGGCTTAAGGTGTTACTGTTGGAAAGAGAAAAGCATCTTGAAACTAAGAAGGCGTTTTTTGAAAATGTGGAATACTTTGAACAAATGAACAATCACCTGGCACACAGAACGTATTTGATCGGTTATAGACTCTCGCTGTCAGATGTCGTACATTTTAGCTTCCTAAGAAG CAATTGCAACGTGAATTCACTTAAGAATAAGTACCCACACCTAGTAAGATGgtacaattttatttcGAACGTGCCAG TAGGAACGTACGAATGCCTGAAAAAATACGACGCACCTGCAAGAGTACAATACAAGAAGCCGTTTACAAAGCAGGAGCAGCAAGACAACTCCTACAAAGGAGTGCTGAAGGGAGCGGAGGAAGGATGTGTAGTGACGAGGTTCCCGCCGGAGCCCTCAGGATACCTGCACATAGGCCACGCGAAGGCAGCAATGCTGAACTATTACTTCGCACAGAAGTATAAAGGAAGGATGCTAGTGAG ATTCGACGACACGAACCCGAGTAAGGAGAAGGACGAGTACGTGGACTCGATCatggaggacctgaagagccTTAACATCAAGTACGACGAGCTGAGTTACACGTCAGACTATTTTGACGTGTTCCAGGAGTACGCAGTGAAGCTGATAAAAAAAG GAGTCGTCTACTGCGATGACACGGATGTGGAGACGATGAGGAAGCaaagaggagaaggaatAGAGTCAGAAGCAAGAAATAACACAATAGAAAAAAATTTGGAGTTATTTGAAGAGATGATCAAG GGAACACCAGTGGGAGTGAAAAATTGCGTTAGAGCAAAGATGGacatgaaaaataaaaacaagtgCCTGAGAGACCCAGTGTTCTACAGATGTGTGACGAACGTGCCTCACCACAGAACAGGAGATAAGTACAAAGCATATCCAACCTACGAGTTCGCATGTCCAATAGTGGACTCACTGCAAGGAGTGACGCACTCGCTGAGAACGAACGAGTATTCAGATAGAATACCACTCTACTACTGGGTGCTGGAAATGTGTGAATTGAAGCACGTGGAAATATACGAGTTCAGCAGAATGAACTTCATAAGGACGACGCTGTCAAAAAGGAAGCTGAGGTGGTTCGTGGAAAACAAGTACGTCAATGGATGGGATGACCCAAGAATGCCAACAGTCAAAGGAATACTGAGAAGAGGGCTGAAAGTACAGTCGCTGTTCGAGTTCATACTGGACCAGGGACCGTCGAAGTCAGTGAACCTGATGGAGTGGGATAAGCTGTGggcaaaaaataaacaaataatagaCCCAGTGGCGCCTAGGTACGTAGCAGTGGCCTCGAACTGCGTAGTAATGACAGTGAAGAATTACGAGGAGCCGgagcagaagaagagaCCGTTACACCCGAAAAACGCAGACCTGGGAGAAACAGACCTGGCATTCGGAGATAAAGTGATTgtggaaaaggaagacTTTGACCTGATAGAGGAGAACGAAGAAGTAACGCTGATGAAATGGGGAAACGCGTACGTaaataaggaaaaaagGGAGCTCACACTTAACCTTAAGGGAGACTTTAagctgacgaagaagaagatacacTGGTTGCCAGTGTCAGAAACA CTTGTGGAGTGTGAGTTGGTGGAGTACGGACACCTGTTGAAGGTGGACAAGGTAGACGctgagctgctggtggacgACGACAGCATGAAGGAGTTCCTGGAGCCAGTAACAGAGTGGGTGACGAAAGCAGTGGGCGAAATAGGACTGGCGAACCTAGAAAAGGGTAAAGGAAGTCTACaaaatcaaatgtgtacagGAACGGTGCTGCAGCTGGAGAGGAAGAGCTACTACATAGTGGACGAGACGACGCAGTCGGGAAAGTTGGTCCTAGTGCAAATACCg gACGGTAAGGTGGCAAAGACGAAACAGAAGAAGTGA